DNA sequence from the Streptomyces sp. MST-110588 genome:
GCGTGGTGGGCCCGCTGGTGCTGCCGGGCAGCTCCTCCTGCGCCCGCTGTCACGAACTGCGCCGTACGGACCAGGAGCCGGCCTGGCCGCGGCTGCTGGCCCAGTGGCGCTCGGGCCGCCGCTCACCGGCGGTCCCGGCCTGCGACGCCGCACTGGCCACCATGGTGGCAGGGCTCGCTGCCACACAGGCCCTGGCGTTTCTCGACGGCCGGTTGCCACCCTGCACCGGTGCGCGCATGGAATGGGCGCTGCCCTGCGCGGGGTGGGAAACGACCGGAATCGTGCCGCACCCGGAGTGCGATTGCGGCGCCGCCGTACCGGCCGGGGCAGGGCACTCCTCGGATCCTGGCGCACGACACGCAACAATGTCGGAGTAACCCCGGCAGGGGACAGTGTGAGTTGGAGGGGCGCATGTCTGATCTTCCCCGCAAGGCGGTCACCCGCACCGCCAAGCTGGCCGCGCTGCCACTGGGGTTCGCCGGCCGCGCTACTTGGGGGCTCGGGAAACGGATCGGTGGGAGGTCCGCGGAGATCGTCGGGCGGGAGCTGCAGCAACGCACCGCCGAACAGCTCTTCAAGGTGCTCGGAGAGCTGAAGGGCGGCGCGATGAAGTTCGGGCAGGCGATGTCCGTCTTCGAGTCGGCACTGCCCGAGGAGATCGCCGGTCCCTACCGCGCCGCGCTGACGAAACTGCAGGAAGCGGCGCCGCCCATGCCGACCAGCACGGTGCACGCGGTCCTGGAGGAGCGGCTCGGCGCGAAGTGGCGGGAACTGTTCGAAGAATTCCAGGACAAGCCCGCGGCGGCGGCCTCGATCGGTCAGGTGCACCGCGCGGTGTGGCACGACGGCCGTGAGGTGGCCGTCAAGGTCCAGTACCCCGGGGCGGGCGCGGCCCTGCTGTCGGACCTGGCCCAACTGGGCCGGTTCGCCCGGCTGCTGGGGCCGCTGATCCCCGGTATGGACATCAAGCCCCTGATCGCCGAACTGCGGGACCGCGTCTCGGAGGAACTGGACTACGGCCTGGAGGCCGAGGCCCAGCGGGCACACGCCGAGGAGTTCGCCGACGATCCGGACGTACTGGTTCCGGCGGTGGTCCATCAGGGCGACCAGGTGCTGGTGACGGAGTGGCTGGAGGGCGTGCCGCTGTCCGAGGTGATCGCCGACGGCACCCAGGAGGAACGGGACCGGGCCGGCCAGTTGCTGGCACGCTTCCTCTTCTCCGGCACCGCCCGCACCGGCCTGCTGCACGCCGACCCGCACCCGGGCAACTTCCGGCTGCTGACCGGCGACGCCCCGGACGGCCCGCCGGAGAAATGGCGGCTGGGCGTCCTGGACTTCGGCACGGTCGACCGCCTGCCCGAAGGACTGCCGTCAACGATCGGCATGTCCCTGCGGATGACCCTGGACGGCGAGGCGGAGCGGGTCTACGAGCTGCTGTGCGAGGAAGGCTTCGTCAAGGAGTCGATCGAGCTGGACCCCGACGCCGTACTGGACTATCTGCTGCCGATCATAGAACCGGCCCGGGCCGAGGAGTTCACCTTCACCCGGTCCTGGATGCGCGCCCAGGCCACCCGCGTCGCCGACCTCCGCTCCCCCGCCCACCAACTGGGCAAACAGCTCAATCTGCCACCGTCCTACCTCCTGATACACCGGGTGACGCTGAGCACCATCGGCGTCCTGTGCCAGCTCGGCGCGACCGTACGCCTCCGCGACGAACTGGAAGCCTGGGTCCCCGGTTTCACCAATCCCCACACCACCCCCACCACCGCCGAACCAGCCGAAAACACCCCCGCCTGACCCCACCACCTCCAAAAGAACACCACCCCGCCCAGAACCAGCGCACACCGGGCAACCACAGACGAACACCTGCCCCGACGCACAAACACACAACAGACGCCAGAAGCAGAACCCGACAAGGAAAAGGAAGGAGGGAAGGTCAAGAGCAAATGCCCTACCGCGAAGCAGGCCCGGGGGCAGCGGGTGGCTGACCCGGTGGGCGGGTTCTGTCGGTGATGAGCTGCGCGAGGCGCGGTGGTGGCAGGCCGGTGCTGGCAGAGAAAGCACATCCTGCACCGGTCGCACCTGGCGAGATCGACGCCGACACCAAGCCCGCGTCCGCGTCGGTCAGTACGAACGAGGCGGACGCAGCTCGTGAATCTGTCCCGCCGCCAGGGCACATGCCGTTGCAGTACCAGGGCGGACGCCTTCGCGACAGGGGCCGGTCACTGGAGGCGGGCAAGGGTGACGGTGTCCAGGGAGTTTCGCGGTGGTGCGCTGCTCCCTCGGGGCGTTGAGGGGCGGTGACGTGGAGGTGGGGCGGGTGGGGGGAGGAAGAGGGCGGGGCCCGGGTGCGGGCCCCGCGGGGTGGGTTATTGCATGACGGCCATGGCCAGCGCGCGGCGGGCGCGCAGGGAGGCACGTTCGGCGCGGCGCTGCATGCGACGAGCGGCGGCGAGCCGGTAGGCCCTGCGTTCGGATTCGGCTTCCCGGAGGCGTTCGTGCATATGAGCACGCGCCAGGGCTTCTTGCATGAGTTGCATGTCACGGGTCCTGTTCTGACGTGAGGCGAGCACACCGGAGTTCGCGGGTGCGGGGGTGTCGGTGAGGGTGGGGTTCATCTTCGGGTCCTGCTTCTGGGGGTCCCGCGTTGCGGGACAGTCGATCGTTCCTGCGCCGATGAGGTTCATGCCGAGACCGGGTTCTTGCGCGGACGGCCACGCGGACGCTTGCGGGCCACGACGACGCCCTGGACGAAGAGCTCGCCGCCCCAGACGCCCCACGGCTCGCGGCGGTCCTTGGCGCCGGCGAGGCAGGCCTCACGGACGGGGCAGGTCTGGCAGAGCGACTTGGCGTACTCGACGTCGGCCGGGGACTCGGCGAAGAAGACCTCGGGGTCGTACGTACGGCACGGAACAGCGGCGCCGAGGCGGTCGATCTCGTCGTCGAGCTCGGTGAGGGGCAGCAAGGAGTTCTCCTGGTGGTCGGGCGGGGGAATCAGGTCGGTGGCGACGGACGGGGTGTGCGTCTGGAGTTGCACGGTGGTGTGTTCCTCGTCTGTTCGGCCCGGCTCGTGGCCGGACTCATTGGCAAAGCAAAAGGGCCGCGGATCCCGGTGTGGGTTCCGCGGCCCTGGAAGGTGCCGACCTGATCGTGCCGATCAGGCTGGATCTCTCCAGGGTTCGTGCCCGCGGTGGGCCCACTGGTCGTGCTGGTGCTTCTGTGCCTGGTACTGCTTCGGGGATCCGGCGCCATTGGCCGCCGCGGCGGCGAAGACATGGGTCTCCGCTGCCACTGCCGCTACCGCAGGTGCCTGGGTCGGTCGCTCGACGCGTTCGCTGATCGGCAGGATCGCGAGACGGGCCATACGGCCGCCCTCGATACCGGAGAGCCGACCGGCGACGGACAGACCGGTCCCCAGGAGCGAGAAGCCGAGCGGGCAGGTGGCGATGACCGACGAACCGGCCAGTTTGTTCTTCATGGAGCTGATCATTGGTCTTCGCCTCCTCTCGGCGTCTCAGGGGCCGGAAAACCGGCCCGTAGCTTGTTCAGTACAGCACGGAACCATCGGAACCCGGAAGGTCCGCTGTTCCCGTGCTTACGCAGGCTATGGGGATGCGCTCCGCGCACGCAAACTATTTTCGCGGTGACTTTCTCAGGGCCTTGGAGGCGCTCGGCGGAATCCTGGAATCCGCGGCCCGCCCCTGTGGCCTGCTACGAGTCCTCTAAGCGTCCTCCCCGGCGGACGGCCCGGGCTCCCGGTCCGCGCAGAGTGCGAGGACGTCGGCGCCGAATTTCCCGAGTTTCCGGGCTCCCACGCCGGGGATTCCCGCCAGTTCCCCTTCGTCTTCCGGCACCGTCTCGGCGATCGCCATCAGTGTCTTGTCGGTGAAGACGCAGTACGCGGGCTGGCCGAGCTGCCGTGCCTGCTCCGCCCGCCAGTCGCGCAGTCGCTCGTACAGCGCCTCGTCCAGGTCGGAGGGACAGTCCTCGCAGCGCATGAGCTTCATCTCGCCCGCGTCGGTCAGCGTCCTGCCGCAGACCCGGCACCGGACCGGACCGCGCCGCTTACGCCGGCCTTCCCCCGCGGCGGCGCCGCTGCCGCGCTCGATGCCGCCGCCCACGGCCCCGCCCGCGGTCCGGCGGCCCGCGGCCCCGGAGCCCGGCCGCAGGCCGTTGAGGAAACGGCTGGGGCGGCGGGAGGCCCTGCCCCCGGGAGAGCGCGAGAGCGACCAGGAGAGGCTGAGGTGCTGCCGGGCGCGGGTGACGCCCACATAGAGGAGCCGGCGCTCCTCCTCCACCTGCTCGTCGGTCTTGGCGTAGGTGATCGGCATCATGCCCTCGGTGAGGCCGACCAGGAAGACGGCGTCCCATTCCAGGCCCTTGGCGGCGTGCAGTGAGGCGAGCGTCACACCCTCGACCGTCGGTGCGTGCTGGGCGCCTGCCCGCTCGTCCAGTTCGGCGACCAGGTCGGCGAGGGTGGCGTCGGGGCGGGCCTTGGCGAAGTCCTCGGCGAGCCGGACGAGCGCGGCCAGGGATTCCCAGCGGTCCCGTACGGCGCCGGATCCGGCGGGCGGCTCGCTCGTCCAGCCCTTGGTGCTCAGCACGGCGCGCACCTGGGAGGGCAGGTCCACCGCGTCGTCGAGCAGCGAGTCGTTGCTGCCGAAGCGGGCGGCGCTGCGCAGCGCGACGCCCGCCTCGCGCACCTCGGGCCGCTCGAAGAACCGCTCGGCGCCGCGGAGCTGGTAGGGCACGCCGGCGTCGGCCAGCGCCTGTTCGTAGACCTCGGACTGCGCGTTGATGCGGAACAGGACGGCGATCTCGCTGGCGGGGATCCCGGAGGCGATGAGGTCCCGGATGCGGCGGGCGGCGCCCTCGGCCTCGGCGGGCTCATCACCGTATTCGGTGTAGAGCGGCTCGGGTCCGGCCGGGCGCTGGGAGATCAGCTCCAGACGGTGTTCGGCGGCGCGGCCGGTGGCCTGGGCGAGGAGGCCGTTGGCGAGGTGGACGACCTGTGGGGTGGAGCGGTAGTCGCGGACGAGCTTGACGACGGTCGCGCCCGGGTGGCGGGTGCGGAAGTTCAGCAGGTGGTCGGGGGTGGCGCCGGTGAAGCTGTAGATCGTCTGGCTGGCGTCACCGACGACGCACAGGTTGTCGCGGTCCCCGAGCCACAGTTCCAGCAGCCGCTGCTGGAGCGGGCTGACGTCCTGGTACTCGTCCACGACGAAGTGCTGGTACTGCGAGCGGACCTGCTCGGCGATGTCGTGCCGGTCCTGGAGGACGCCGACGGTCAGCAGCAGCACGTCCTCGAAGTCGATGGTCCCGCGGTCGCGCTTGAGCTGTTCGTACGTGCTGTAGATCTGCCCGATCTCGGCCGGGTCGCGGGGGCCTCGCGGCCGGCCTTGACGACGGCCGCCGGGTAGTCGGCGGGCACGGTCTGGGTGACCTTGGACCACTCGATCTCGCCGGTGACGTCGCGCAGCTCGTTGCGGTCCAGGCGGACGCGGCAGCGGGCGGCGGCCTCGGCGACGAGCTGGACCTTGCGTTCCAGCAGGCGGGGCAGCTCGCCGCCCACCGCCTTGGGCCAGAAGTACTGGAGCTGGCGCAGCGCGGCGGAGTGGAACGTACGCGCCTGGACGCCGCCCGCCCCGAGCTGGCGCAGCCGCCCGCGCATCTCCCCGGCCGCGCGGGCGGTGAAGGTGACGGCGAGCACGCTGGCGGGCTGCAGGATGCCGGCCCGTACGCCGTAGGCGATCCGGTGGGTGATCGCCCGGGTCTTGCCGGTCCCGGCTCCGGCCAGTACGCACACCGGACCGTGCAGGGCCGTCGCCACCTCGCGCTGCTCGGGGTCGAGCCCGTCGAGCACCGCGTCCGCGGAGGCAGGGACCTGCGGGAAGAGAGAGGAGTCCGTTGCTGCTGTCACCCCGCCATGCTGCCAGGTCGCGTGGGGGAGCCGGGAAAGTTGTCCACAGACGCCGGCCCGCGGTCGTACCAATGCGGGAATGACATGGAGGGGGTATGCGTTCCATGACCACAAGGACGCTGAACGTGAAGGAGCGCGAGGACCCATGGCGGGTACGGTGACGATGTACAGCACGACCTGGTGCGGCTACTGCCGACGGCTCAAGGGCCAGATGGACCGCGAGGGCATCGCCTACACCGAGATCAACATCGAGCAGGACCCGGAGTCGGCGGCCTTCGTGGAAAAGGCGAACGGCGGCAACCAGACCGTACCCACCGTCCTGTTCCCGGACGGTTCGACGCTGACCAACCCGTCATTGGCCCAGGTCAAGCAGGCGCTCGGGGTCTGATCCGCCCCAGGAAGCAGCCCCCGTACCTCAGCGGTCGGGGGCGCTTTTCGTGCCGGCTGCTCGGAATGCCCGGTCGGCCGGCTGAACGGCTGTGCCGTCGGCTTTGCCGTCGGCTTTGCCGTTGCGGGAAGCCTGTGTGGTGGGCGTGGGTGATGTCGTACGTGGTGTCCTGCCCATGGGGCCGCGCCGAGCCGCGCCGGCCGTCCGGCTGCCGGGCGCTGGGGGCCGGCCCGGCTGCCACCCGGTGGGGTTACGGCTTGGTGGTCGTGTCGCGGCTCGGGAGGGGCTTGCCGTACCAGAGTTCGATGAGGCGGGCGGCGATGGAGATGCCGTACGGGGGAGGACCTCACCGGATTCGAAGGCGGCCTTCAGGTCCTCGCGGGAGAACCAGCGGGCCTCTTCGATCTCCTCGCCGTCCACCCGGATCTCGGAGGACGTGGCGCGGGCCATGAAGCCCAGCATGAGACTGGAAGGGAAGGGCCAGGGCTGGCTGGCGACGTACTCGACGTCGCCGACGACCACGCCGGCCTCCTCGAAGACCTCGCGGGCCACGGACTGTTCGATGGACTCCCCCGGCTCCACGAAGCCCGCCAGGGTCGAGAAGCGGCCTTCGGGCCAGTGCACCTGGCGGCCCAGCAGGGCACGGTCCTCCTCGTCCGTGACGAGCATGATCACGGCCGGGTCGGTACGCGGGTAGTGCTCGGCGCCGCAGGCCGGGCAGCGGCGGATGTGGCCGGCCGCCGCGATGACCGTACGCTCGCCGCAGCGTGAGCAGAAACGGTGCAGCCGCTGCCAGTTCTCCAGGGCGACGGCGTGTACGAGCAGCCCGGCGTCCCGCGGGGAGAGCAGCAGGCCCGCCTCGCGCAGCCCGGCGGGGCGCGCGGACTGGTCCATGCGGCCCGGCAGCGCGTCCTTCTGGAGGGCGAAGTAGCGGACGCCGTCCTCGTCCATGCCCAGGAAGTAGCGGTGCGCCTCGGTCAGCGGCGCCTCGAAGGACGGCGTCATGATCAGTTCGGTGCGGCCGTCGGGGGTGTCGTCGATCAGCGCCTGACCGCCGGAGACCACGAAGACACGCGTCGTCGGGTGGCTCCAGGCCGCCGCGAGCCACGCTTCGTCCAGGCGGTGGTGGGCGGCCCGGTCGATGCCGCTGGCCGTGCTGAAGGTGATCGGCCGGTCGGCGCTGTGGTCGGTCCAGGTGGTCACTGCTGTTTCCAACTCCCCCTGTGGCGTGGGTGATTGCTGGGTAAGACCCCGGACGGGCACGTCGGCGCACCGGGTGTGCGGCGCAGAGGTGCCGTGAGTGCGGCAGTCGCGGGTGTGCGGCGCGCGGGCCGTCGGGGCCTTACGGTTCTCATGGGTCAAGCGCTGCGCCAGTTGTCCGCCAGGTCGCCCCACAGATACGCGGCGGTCTCGACGCCCTTCATCAGCAGGTCCAGCTCCACCTTCTCGTTCGGCGCGTGCCAGCCGTCGGAGGGGATGGATATGCCGAGGAAGAGGACCGGTGCGCCAAGGACGTCCTGGAGGTCGGCGGCCGGGCCCGAGCCGCCCTCGCGGGTGAAGAGGATCTTCTTGCCGAAGGCCCGGCCCATGGCCCGTACGACCGACTGGAGCGCGGGGTGGTCCAGCGGCGTCAGGCAGGGGCGGGTGGCGCCCCAGAAGGTGATCTCGTGGCGGATGCCGTCGGGGAGGCGGGCGGCGACCCACTCCTGTACGGCCTTGCGGAGGGTGTCCGCGTCCTGGCCCGCCACCAGGCGGAAGGACAGCTTGAGCTGTGCGGCCGACGGCACGATCGTCTTGCCGCCGGGGCCCTGGTAGCCGCCGCCGATGCCGTTGACCTCGGCGGTGGGCCGGGCCCAGATGCGCTCCAGGGTGGTGTGGCCCGCCTCGCCCAGCGCGGCGTGGGAGTGGGCGGTGCGCAGCCACCGGGACTCGTCGAAGGGCAGCTCGGCGAAGAGGGCCCGCTCGCGGTCGGTCAGCTCCACGACACCGTCGTAGAAGCCGGGAACCGCCACCCGGCGGTCTTCGTCGTGCAGGGCGGCGGCCAGGCGGGCGGCCTCGGTGGCGGGGTTGGGGACCGCTCCGCCGAAGGACCCGGAGTGGATGTCCTGGTCCGGCCCGTACAGGTCGATCTGGCAGTCCATGAGGCCGCGCATGCCGGTGCAGACGGTCGGGGTGTCCTTGGACCACATGCCGGTGTCGGAGACGATCACCGCGTCACAGGCGAGCCGTTCGGCACGCTCGGCGATCAGCGCCGGGAAGTGGGGGGAGCCGGACTCCTCCTCGCCCTCGATGAGGAGCTTGAGGTTCACGGCGGGGGCGCTGCGGCCGGTCGCGGCCAGGTGGGCGCGGACCCCGAGGGTGTGGAAGAAGACCTGTCCCTTGTCGTCCGCGGCGCCCCGGGCGTACAGCCGCCCGTCGATGGTTTCCGGCTCGAAGGGGTCGGTGTGCCAGCCGTCCTCCCGGGCGGCGGGCTGCACGTCGTGGTGGCCGTAGACCAGGACCGTGGGCGCATCGGGATCGCCGGAGGGCCACTCGGCGAAGACCGCCGGGGCGCCCGGCGTCTCCCAGATCTCGGTGGTCGGGAAGCCGGTCGCGGAGAGCTTGCCGGCCAGCCATTCCGCGCTGCGGCGCACGTCCGCGGCGCGGCCGGGGTCGGCCGACACGGAGGGGATGCGCAGCCACTCGGCGAGGTCGTCGAGGAAGGCGGCGCGGTGTTCGTCGAGGTACGCGCGGACGGCGCTGTCCGAGGTGGTGCTCATGTGTCCGAGCCTATCCGGCTCCGGGGTGTGACCTGTCGCCGGTCTCACCGCCGGCGCCGATGCCGATGCCGTTGCCGGTCGCGGGGCTGATGTCATGGGTGGTGGCGTCGCTGATGCCGGTGGCGTCGCTGATGCCGGTGGCGTCGCTGATGTCGCCGCTGCTTCCGTCGTCGGCGGAGGCGGTGGCCGTGGCCGTGGCCGTGGCGAGGTTCTCGTCGCCCTCGCCGAGGAGGATGCGTTCCAGTTCGGCCCGCCCCGGCAGCCTCGCGGGGCGGACGACCTCGCCGGTGCGCACATACAGGAACGCCGCGCCGACCGCGGACAGCGGCAGGCCGTGCTGCTCGGCCCAGGCCAGGCGGTACACGGCCAGTTGCAGGGGGTCGGCGGTCTGCTGCCGGTGCGTCTTCCAGTCGATGATCTCGTACGTGTCCCCTTGGGGCCCGCCCTCCCTGTAGACGGCGTCGATGCGGCCCCGGATCACCCGGCCGGCCAACGTGAGCTGGACGGGGACCTCGATCCGGTAAGGGGTACGGCGGGCGTACGGCGTACGGGCGAAGGCTTCCTTGAGCGCCTCCAGCTCGCTTTCGTCCGCGATGCCGTTGCCGTCCCCGTACGCGCCGCCCGGCAGCTCGTCCGGGCCGAGCACGGGCAGGGTCAGCTCCTCGAAGCGGGACTCGACCCAGGCGTGGAAGCGGGTGCCCCGGCGGGCGGCGGGCCGGGGCGGGCGCGGCATGGGCCGGGCCAGTTCGCGCGCGAAGGCGTCCGGGTCGTCGGCCAGCCGCAGCAACTGCGAGGCGCTGAGCGTGGGCGGCAGCGGCACGTCCTGGACGGTCGCACGGGCCCGGCGCAGTTCGCCGGCCAGCGCGTCCAGGTCGCGGTCCCAGGAGCCGACGGTTCGGCGCTCCTCAGAAAGCAGCGCGGCGGGCTCGGGCTCGGGACCGGGAGCGGGCTCCGGCCCGGTGTCCTGCTCGGGCGATGGTGTGGGCCGTACGGCCTGATCGGAGGGGTGGGCCGGGGGTACGGCCTGCTCCGAGGGGTGGGCGGGGCGCTGGGCCGGCAAGACCTGCCGGTCAGCCGTCGCGTCCGCGTACGCCTCCGCGTTCGCATTCGCGTTCGCTTCATCCGCGTACTCGTGTTCGTGCTCGCGTTCGCGTTCGTGCGCGTACGGATCGGGGTCGTCCTTATAGGGACCATCCCCATAGGGACCCTCGCCGTATGGGCCGTCCCCGAACGGATCGGCCTCATACAGGCCGTCCTCATACGGGCCGTCTCCGAACAGATCGTCCTCAGGAGGCGGCGGCCACTCCGGGTCGTACGCGGAGGCCGGCGCCTCCGGCCTCCCCGTGCCCGGATGCGGTGCGTCATGCGCCACACCGGACGTATCAGGCATGCCCGCTTCCCCGCCGGTCATCCGGTCCAGGTGGCGCTGCACCGTCTCGGCGGCGGCGCGGCGGCGGGCCAGCGCCGCGGCGTCCAGCGGAAGCGGCCACTCCTTTTCCGCCGTGGCCTCCTTCAGGGACGGGTTCTCCTCGCCCTCCTCCGGGGCGTCGGCCCACACCTCGATCTCGCCGTGCCCCGCCTCGCAGTGCGCGCGCAGCGCCTCCAGGAAGACGGACGGGCCGCGCGGCTTCTTCTGGTCGGGGCCCCACCAGTGGCCGGAGCCGAGCAGCAGGGAGCGCGGGCGGGTGAAGGTGACGTACCCCAGGCGGAGTTCCTCGGTCTCCTGGTGGTCCTTCATCGCCTCCTTGAAGGACTTCATGCCCCGGCTGTCCCAGTCGGTGACGTCCGGGAGCGTGGCGGCGTCGCCGCGCAGGGCGTGCGGCAGGACCTTGGGCCGGGCGGTCCAGGACTCGCGGGCCTGCTCGCTGGGGAACTGCTTGGCGACCAGGCCGGGCACCGCGACGACGTCCCACTCCAGGCCCTTGGACTTGTGGGCGGTGAGCACCTTGACGGTGTTGCCGTCGCCCGGGAGCGAGCTGTCCAGGCCCTTTTCGTACTGGACCGCCGTGCGCAGGAAGCCCAGGAAGGCGAGCAGGGTCGCCTCTCCGTCCAGGGCCGCGCCGCCCTGTTTGGCGGCGAACCCGGCCGCGATGTCGAGGAAGGTGCCCAGGGTCTCGCGGCGGCGGGCGGCCAGAGCGTGCGGGGAGGCGGACAGTTCGACCTCCAGGCCGGTGACGGCCAGTACGCGGTGCAGTACGTCCATGAGCGGGTCGGCCAGCGAACGGCGCAGCTCGCGCAGTTCGGCGGCGAGGCGGGCGAAGCGGACCCGAGCCTCGGCCGAGAACGGCAGCCCGTCATCGGACCGGCCGTCCGCCTCCAGGAACGTGTCGAGCGCGTCGGCGAGCGAGATCGTCTCGGCCGGGTCGACGCCCTCCACGGCCTCGGCCAGCCGCTGCCCGGGGTCCTCGGACTGTCCGGGGCGGTGGACGAGGGTACGCGCCCGGCGCCCCAGGAGAGCCAGGTCGCGCGGGCCGATGCGCCAGCGCGGGCCGATCAGCAGCCGTACGAGGGCGGCGTTGGCCGTGGGTCCTGAAGCACCTCGCACACCGCGACGAGGTCGGCGATCTCGGGGAGGTGCAGCAGCCCGGACAGGCCCACGACCTCGACGGGGACGTCCCGGGCCACCAGCTCACCCTGGATGCGGGCGAAGTCGCCGGCGCTGCGGCACAGGACCGCGATCTCGCCCGGAGCGGTGCCCGTACGCACCAGATGGGCGAGGGAGTCGGCGAGCCAGGTCAGCTCCTCGGCGTGGGTGGGCAGCAGGGCGCAGCGCACCATGCCGTCGCGCTCCGCGCCGGGCGCCGGGCGCAGGGCCTGGACGCCCTGGTGCATCCGGCGCAGCGGTGCGGCGAGCCCGTTGGCCAGGTCCAGCAGCCGGCCGCCGCTGCGGCGGTTCTCGCTGAGCGCGAAGCGCCGGGCCGGGCTGCCGTCCTTGAAGGGGAAGTGCTCGGGGAAGTCGTCCAGGTTGGCGACGGAGGCGCCGCGCCAGCCGTAGATGGCCTGGCAGGGGTCGCCGACGGCGGTGACGGCGTGGCCCGTGCCTGCCCCGAGGTCTGTGTCCAGGGGGACCCCTTGCCGAAGAGGGCGGACAGCAGGATCCGCTGGGCCACGGAGGTGTCCTGGTACTCGTCCAGCAGGACGACCTTGAACTCCTCGCGCAGGATCCGGCCCACCTCGGGGCGGGTGGTGGCGAGCGCCGCCGACAGGGCGATCTGGTCGCCGAAGTCGAGCAGGTCACGGCGGCGCTTCTCGCCGCGGTAGGCGGTGACCAGGTCCAGGAGCTCCAGGCGGGCGCGGGCGGTGTCGGGGACCTTGCGCAGGTCGGCGTTGGTGAGCTTGGCGCCCTCCAGGGCGGTGAGCAGCTCCGTGTCGTACTCGTGCAGGCGGGCGGGCTCCACGAGGTGCTCGGACAGTTCGCCGTCCAGGGCGAGGAGGTCCTCCACGAGGGCGGGCAGGGACTTGGTCAGCGCCGGATACGGGCCGGGGGCGGAGCGCAGGACGCGCGCGGCGAGCTGGAAGCGGGTGGCGTCGGCGAGGAGACGGGCGGTGGGTTCCAGGCCGATGCGCAGGCCGTGGTCCTTCAGGAGCTGCCCGGCGAAGGCGTGGTACGTGGAGATGCGCGGCTCCCCGGGGACGCCGTCCTCACCGAAGGCAGCGCTCGGACCAAAGGCACTACTCGGCCCGAAGGCACTGCTCGCACCGGAGGCAGTGCTCGCACCGGAGCCGCCGTTCTCACCGGTGGGGGTCTGGCCGGGGGCCGCCGGGAAGGCCCCGCCGGGGTCGGTGATCCCCGCGGCGGCCAGCGCCTTCCGTACGCGCTCCGCCAGCTCGCCCGCCGCCTTGTTCGTGAACGTCAGGCCCAGGACCTGCTCGGGCGCGACCTGGCCGGTACCCACCAGCCACACCACCCGCGCGGCCATGACGGTCGTCTTGCCCGAGCCGGCCCCGGCCACGATGACCTGCGGGGCGGGCGGCGCCGTGATGCAGGCCGTCTGCTCCGTGGTGAACGGGATACCGAGGAGCTCTTTGAGCTGCTCGGGGTCGGTGATGCGAGCTGACACATCAGAGACGGTAGCGGGCCGCACTGACATCGCCCGGAAAACGGCCGGGGACGACCCCCGGCACGGTGCCGGGACGGCGTCTTCCGGCCGCGGCGGTACGGGGGCCGGGCGCGGGTCCGGCTCCGTCACAGACCCCGGACAAGGGTGATAAAAGTCGCACCTCGGTCGCGGTCATAAGGACCGGAGGAACCAAAGGACCGAGAGATCGAGGAATCGAGGGATCACTCGACGATCTGCCGGCCCTCCGGGAGCGCCGAGCAGGCGTTGCGGAAAGCGCAGTGGGTGCAGTGCTGCCCGGCGGTGGGGGTGAAGCGCTCTTCGAGGACCCGCCCCGCCGCGGTGGCGAGCAGTTCACCCACCCAGCCCTCGCCGTGCCCCGGCCCCTGGGACGCCGCTTCCAGCGGCTGCTG
Encoded proteins:
- a CDS encoding AarF/ABC1/UbiB kinase family protein yields the protein MSDLPRKAVTRTAKLAALPLGFAGRATWGLGKRIGGRSAEIVGRELQQRTAEQLFKVLGELKGGAMKFGQAMSVFESALPEEIAGPYRAALTKLQEAAPPMPTSTVHAVLEERLGAKWRELFEEFQDKPAAAASIGQVHRAVWHDGREVAVKVQYPGAGAALLSDLAQLGRFARLLGPLIPGMDIKPLIAELRDRVSEELDYGLEAEAQRAHAEEFADDPDVLVPAVVHQGDQVLVTEWLEGVPLSEVIADGTQEERDRAGQLLARFLFSGTARTGLLHADPHPGNFRLLTGDAPDGPPEKWRLGVLDFGTVDRLPEGLPSTIGMSLRMTLDGEAERVYELLCEEGFVKESIELDPDAVLDYLLPIIEPARAEEFTFTRSWMRAQATRVADLRSPAHQLGKQLNLPPSYLLIHRVTLSTIGVLCQLGATVRLRDELEAWVPGFTNPHTTPTTAEPAENTPA
- a CDS encoding dipeptidase; this encodes MSTTSDSAVRAYLDEHRAAFLDDLAEWLRIPSVSADPGRAADVRRSAEWLAGKLSATGFPTTEIWETPGAPAVFAEWPSGDPDAPTVLVYGHHDVQPAAREDGWHTDPFEPETIDGRLYARGAADDKGQVFFHTLGVRAHLAATGRSAPAVNLKLLIEGEEESGSPHFPALIAERAERLACDAVIVSDTGMWSKDTPTVCTGMRGLMDCQIDLYGPDQDIHSGSFGGAVPNPATEAARLAAALHDEDRRVAVPGFYDGVVELTDRERALFAELPFDESRWLRTAHSHAALGEAGHTTLERIWARPTAEVNGIGGGYQGPGGKTIVPSAAQLKLSFRLVAGQDADTLRKAVQEWVAARLPDGIRHEITFWGATRPCLTPLDHPALQSVVRAMGRAFGKKILFTREGGSGPAADLQDVLGAPVLFLGISIPSDGWHAPNEKVELDLLMKGVETAAYLWGDLADNWRSA
- a CDS encoding mycoredoxin, with the translated sequence MAGTVTMYSTTWCGYCRRLKGQMDREGIAYTEINIEQDPESAAFVEKANGGNQTVPTVLFPDGSTLTNPSLAQVKQALGV
- a CDS encoding WhiB family transcriptional regulator; translated protein: MQLQTHTPSVATDLIPPPDHQENSLLPLTELDDEIDRLGAAVPCRTYDPEVFFAESPADVEYAKSLCQTCPVREACLAGAKDRREPWGVWGGELFVQGVVVARKRPRGRPRKNPVSA